Proteins from a single region of Seriola aureovittata isolate HTS-2021-v1 ecotype China chromosome 9, ASM2101889v1, whole genome shotgun sequence:
- the si:rp71-17i16.5 gene encoding phosphatidylinositol 4,5-bisphosphate 3-kinase catalytic subunit gamma isoform: protein MDPELFMNRPHSPREVDSLSGMLTQSCSEVNLKFICELKPGPGPPPGCDEGFNAEISCESVSVILPAQCSIYQLRLRICMQAQEKHCHPDPLGFLDPEKYTLLYARGDDWYEAYDDCQVIRTLDIPWSRDDTGRLLAHVVVQPVVAFDSEEEKKQQQCLAYLIGHDLEKEASDRLGELTFTRRKLASPRRQALKNRNDKLYATEPWITCAPIPADLQDWLNRKLPVAFHYMNKLSFSIPVDISVTPKILLQIFRKVMADQGLDHDVTENLVLKVSGREEFLSGDYPLSDFLWVRQCLKTNRELHLSIVPVSQLAEETVEFVDWPLVDGFSGQFSSHDDLRLEGKDLDDIFMISLWDCNRKLRVKLLGFDIPNLPSKYPLSVYVEASILYGNKVLCSVSSSPKAFADEVLWNEWLDFDVLLRDLPRGAKLGLTINTSGGDTFPATKDSGEGKVLYFVNLLLIDHRSVLSQGPHTLHMWSYPDLEEEAVTYQADKLSSATNPDIADSMAISFFLDRYSFPVVLPNRFSSSECSGSPTSSLSPTKSTASSHAPSSSSSSTPSSTLPSTESSSLHVTTPQGPSTDTVTLRCPSDAGLKRFRMESVCYASNLPYYLRNVDWMNRKVVEDVHWLLGHWDPGDLDVTVALELLSMDFADETVRRLAVQRLESLSNDDVLRYLLQLVQTLKVEPYHDSFLARYLIQRALQSKRIGHFFFWYVRSEVAGCLYFRQRMAVILEAYLLGCGQAMLHSFTQQVQAVEALQEVAIFIKRLFPDKTDLPPTAPLRLQELLKNSSLPEEFLLPFDPRVKVGRILLDKCKVMASKKKPLWLEFSPMPSPTSATPVGIIFKEGDDLRQDMLVIQTLVVMDSIWQEKSLDLNLVPYGCISTGHNIGMIEIVRNAATIAAVQKNHRGTAGSFRNDALFEWLKSKCPLQEIHYNTVERFVKSCAGYCVATYVLGIGDRHNDNIMITDQGNLFHIDFGHILGNRKHFLGVSRERVPFVLTPDFLYVMGRVKGRNSLYFQCFMDTCTQAYLSLRSHSRLLVTLFSLMLLTGIPELSAAEDMRYLREALQEEQGEAEAKEHFLKQISECERLGWTVQANWWIHMVAGIK from the exons ATGGATCCTGAATTGTTCATGAATCGGCCTCACAGTCCTCGTGAAGTGGACTCTCTATCAGGGATGTTGACTCAGAGCTGCTCTGAGGTCAACCTGAAGTTTATCTGTGAGTTGAAGCCTGGACCTGGTCCACCACCAGGTTGTGATGAGGGTTTCAATGCCGAAATAAGTTGtgagtcagtgtcagtcatCCTCCCTGCACAGTGCAGCATCTACCAGCTGCGACTACGCATCTGTATGCAG GCTCAGGAAAAACACTGCCATCCAGATCCACTTGGATTTCTTGACCCGGAGAAATACACTCTGCTATACGCAAGGGGGGATGACTGGTATGAGGCCTACGATGACTGTCAGGTTATCAGGACGTTAGACATCCCGTGGTCACGTGATGACACCGGGCGCCTGTTGGCACACGTGGTGGTACAACCTGTGGTGGCGTTTGattcagaggaagagaagaaacagcagcagtgtctgGCTTACCTGATCGGACACGACCTGGAGAAAGAAGCGTCCGACAGGCTGGGCGAGCTCACATTCACCCGCCGGAAACTGGCATCTCCGAGAAGACAAGCGCTAAAAAATCGGAATGACAAGTTGTATGCCACAGAGCCTTGGATCACATGTGCCCCCATTCCCGCTGACCTGCAGGACTGGCTGAACAGAAAGCTTCCTGTCGCCTTTCATTACATGAACAAGCTCAGCTTCAGTATACCGGTTGATATTAGCGTAACGCCAAAAATCCTTCTTCAAATTTTTAGAAAGGTGATGGCAGACCAGGGGCTTGATCATGATGTTACTGAAAATCTGGTGTTGAAGGTCTCAGGGAGGGAAGAGTTTTTATCCGGAGACTACCCCCTCAGTGATTTCCTCTGGGTTCGACAGTGCTTGAAAACCAATCGAGAGCTCCACCTCTCTATTGTACCTGTGTCGCAGCTTGCCGAGGAGACTGTGGAGTTTGTGGATTGGCCTCTCGTTGATGGCTTCAGCGGCCAGTTCAGCTCCCATGATGATCTCCGACTTGAAGGGAAGGATTTGGATGACATCTTCATGATATCCTTGTGGGACTGCAACAGGAAACTCAGAGTCAAACTACTTGGCTTTGACATCCCGAATCTTCCGAGCAAATACCCTCTGTCCGTTTATGTGGAAGCCTCCATACTTTATGGTAACAAGGTTCTCTGCTCAGTGTCCTCTTCTCCAAAGGCCTTCGCAGATGAAGTACTGTGGAATGAGTGGCTGGATTTTGACGTCCTGCTCAGGGATCTGCCTCGTGGAGCCAAGCTGGGTCTCACTATTAACACGAGTGGTGGTGACACTTTCCCAGCAACCAAAGACTCAGGGGAGGGGAAGGTGCTCTACTTTGTTAATCTTCTCCTCATAGATCACAG GTCTGTCCTTAGCCAGGGCCCCCACACCCTGCACATGTGGTCTTACCCTGACCTGGAGGAAGAGGCTGTCACCTACCAGGCAGACAAGCTGTCTTCTGCTACTAACCCAGACATAGCTGACTCCATGGCTATCAGCTTCTTTCTAGACCGCTACAGCTTCCCTGTGGTTCTCCCAAATAGATTCAGTTCCTCTGAATGTTCCGGCAGTCCCACCTCCAGCCTCTCCCCAACCAAATCTACTGCTTCCTCTCAtgcaccctcctcctcctcgtcctccacACCTTCTTCCACCTTACCCAGCACGGAATCTTCCTCTCTGCATGTGACAACTCCTCAGGGCCCATCAACTGACACTGTAACCCTCAGATGCCCCAGCGACGCTGGCCTTAAAAGGTTTCGGATGGAGAGCGTCTGCTACGCCTCCAACCTGCCCTACTACCTGCGCAATGTTGATTGGATGAACCGCAAGGTGGTTGAGGATGTCCACTGGCTACTGGGACACTGGGATCCTGGGGATCTGGATGTAACAGTGGCCCTGGAGCTGTTAAGCATGGACTTTGCAGATGAGACGGTCAGGAGACTTGCGGTGCAGAGACTGGAAAGCCTGTCCAATGATGATGTGTTGAGGTATTTGCTGCAGCTGGTGCAG ACCCTTAAAGTGGAACCTTACCATGATAGTTTCCTTGCTCGGTACCTGATCCAAAGAGCTCTGCAG AGCAAGAGAATTGgccacttcttcttctggtaTGTCCGCAGCGAGGTGGCAGGGTGTCTGTACTTCCGTCAACGCATGGCTGTGATTCTGGAGGCCTACCTGCTGGGCTGCGGCCAAGCCATGCTCCACAGCTTCACCCAGCAGGTCCAGGCTGTGGAGGCCCTGCAGGAGGTCGCTATATTTATCAAGAGACTCTTCCCTGACAAGACCGACCTCCCTCCTACAG CTCCGCTCAGGCTTCAAGAGCTCCTGAAAAACTCCAGTCTGCCAGAAGAATTCCTGTTGCCCTTTGACCCCCGCGTCAAAGTTGGAAGGATCCTG CTGGACAAATGCAAGGTGATGGCCTCTAAGAAGAAGCCTCTGTGGCTGGAGTTCTCTCCCATGCCGTCGCCCACCTCTGCTACACCTGTTGGAATAATCTTCAAAGAAGGAGACGACCTCAGACAGGACATGCTGGTCATTCAG ACACTGGTGGTGATGGACTCTATCTGGCAGGAGAAATCTCTGGACCTTAACCTTGTTCCATATGGCTGCATCTCCACAGGACACAACATAG GAATGATTGAGATTGTGAGGAATGCAGCGACTATCGCAGCGGTCCAGAAGAACCACAGAGGAACAGCTGGTTCCTTCAGAAACGATGCTCTGTTTGAGTGGCTCAAGTCGAAGTGTCCTCTCCAGGAAATC CACTACAACACTGTGGAGAGGTTCGTGAAGTCCTGTGCTGGTTACTGCGTGGCCACTTATGTTCTGGGTATAGGAGATCGACACAATGACAACATCATGATCACAGACCAAG GGAACTTGTTTCACATCGACTTCGGCCACATCCTGGGTAACAGGAAACACTTTCTCGGTGTGAGCAGGGAGCGTGTGCCATTCGTCCTCACACCCGACTTCCTGTATGTCATGGGCAGGGTCAAAGGTCGCAACAGCCTCTATTTTCAATGCTTCATG GACACTTGCACCCAGGCGTACCTCTCCCTGCGCTCCCACTCCCGCCTGCTGGTCACGCTCTTCTCCCTCATGCTGCTGACCGGCATCCCCGAGCTGAGCGCCGCAGAGGACATGCGTTACCTGCGGGAGgctctgcaggaggagcagggggaggcGGAGGCCAAGGAGCATTTCCTCAAGCAGATCTCTGAGTGTGAGCGTCTGGGCTGGACTGTGCAGGCCAACTGGTGGATCCACATGGTAGCGGGCATCAAGTag